The Streptomyces sp. ICC1 DNA window CGCAGCCCGAGGGCCCGTACAGGGTGACGACCCCGCGGTCGCCCTTCAGGGCCGTGACCACGTGGTCGGCGTCCTCGTCCCGCCCGAAGTAGACGTCGCCGTCCGTCTCCAGGAACGGCTTCAGCCCGCGGAAGGGTGAGGGCGGCAGTACGACCCGGGCCAGCTCGGGGATCTCGCGCAGGATGGCCCGGGTCCGCAGTACGTAGCCCTGCTGGGTGTCCCGCTCGGGCTGGGCCGCGACCATGAGGCCGACCACGGCGCCTTCCTCCGTGTCCCACACCGGGCTGCCGCTGAACCCCCGCCTGATGTGCGGCGACACCCCGTCGGCCCGGGACAGCTGGAGCCAGCCCTCGCTGGTGCCTCCGGCGAACCGGCCCCGGAACCAGGTCTCACCGGGCTCGCCGTCCGTGAACCCCACCGCGAGCGCCCCGTGTTCCAGGACGCTTTCGGGATCGGCCATGGGCAGCAGCCGTACGTCGCTGACCGGCTCGGTCAGCCGCAGGACGGCGATGTCACCCGCCCGGCCCGAGCGGATGGGCACCCAGTTCTCGACCACGGCCGGCCACTGCCACGGCCCTTCGCCGTCGGTGCGGCCCTCGTCGAGCGGAAGGTCCACCGTGACCGCGGCCCCGGTGAGGTCCTCCTCCCGGGGGCGCCCCGCCGCGTCCGACACCACGTGCGTGCAGGTCAGTACCAGATCCCGGAAGGCCGAGCCCACCTCCCCCGACACCGGATACAAGTTCGACCTGAAGACCGGCAAGGTGGTCTCCGCGGAGACGGCCGCCTGGTATTTGGCGCGCGACGGCCAGGCCTTCCTGCCGTCCGAGGAGTCGGACGCCTTCGTGGCCGATGCCGGGGAGTTGTCGGTGGACGCCTGCGTCCGCGGGATCGAGACGCGGCCGGCCGCCGCCCTGCCCTTCGGCGCGCTCGCGAAGGCGAGGCCGTTCTGCGTGCACAGTCCGGACCGGAGCGAGATCGCGATCGTGCGGCTGGTCGAGGCCTCCCCCGACGGCGCCGTCACCATCTCCGCGGACCATTACCGCCGGAGCTGAAGCCCCCGCGGAGCGGGGCCCGGCAGCGCCCGACCCGAGGGGCCGAACCTGTACGGACCTGCACGGACCTGCACGGACCTGCACCGGCCGACCCGGACCGCCAAATCCGGGTGACGCCCGGCCGGGGCGTTCGGCAGGATCACCGCATGACCCTGCTGCTCCCGCCCCGCCTGACCGCTTCCGCCGCCCGGATCCGGGACGCCGCCCGCGCGCGCGGGCTGGACACCGTACGACTGGACGGGTTCGCCGTGCCCGAGGGGCTGCGGGCCGGGCATCTGCACGCCGGTCCGCGCTTCGCCGACGCCGTGGCCCCCGGGATCGGGATCGGGGTGCTGGAGGCGCCGTCCGACTGGCTGGCGCGGCTGCCCCTGGAGTTCACCGGGCGGGAGGTCCTGCTGATGCCGATCCGCGAGGCGTACGGGCTGCGCCGGCCCGTCTTCGTGAAGTCCCCGAACGACAAGGACATCCCGGCCCTCGTCTACGCCGACGGCTCGCGCCTGCCGGGGCCGGACGCGGTGGACGGGCAGACGCCGGTGCTGGTCAGCGACGTGGTGCGGTTCGCCTCGGAGCACCGGATGTTCCTGCTGGACGGGGCCGTCCACACCGCGAGCCGCTACGCCGAGGACGGCCGCCTGAGCCTGGGTCCCGCCTCTGCCGACGCGCTCGCCTTCGCCGCCGGCCTGCCCTTCGCCGGCCTCCCGTCGGCGATCGTGGTCGACGTGGGCCTGGCCGGCGGCCGCTGGTCGGTGATCGAGGCCAATGCCGCGTGGGCCAGCGGCACCTACGCCTGCGATCCGCAGCGGGCCCTGGACGTGGTGCTGCGCGCGGCGGCCCCGCTGCCCTCCTTCGCCGCCCGCGACCGGGAGTTCCTCCGGTGATCCGCGCGCGGCCCGTGAACCGGAAGGGCGGGGCGCCCGAAGGCGCCCCGCCCGTTGGACCAGGAGCAGGTCAGCCCTTGTCGGGGCGGTCCGTGACGCGCAGGGAGTTCAGCAGGGGTTTGCCGAAGCCGCTGTGGGTGACGAAGCGGACGTTGAGGACTCCGTCGGTGACCGTGACCGTGTAGGTGCGGGTCAGGGCCGTGTAGGTGCCCGCCTCCAGGGAGACGTCCAGGGAGGGCAGGACCTGGGTGCCCTCCGCCAGCACGTCGAAGACGCGCTTGTTGGGCTTGGTGGAGGAGAGCTCCGCGAAGCCCAGTTCCACGGTGTAGGTGCCGTTCGGGACGTTGTCGAAGCGGTATTCGTACATGCCCTCGCGGGCGTTGCGGAACAGCTTCTGGTCGCTCGTGCCCGCGATCGTGCGGCTGGTGGACTGGGTCGAGCCGTTGCCCTGGTAGCCGTACGAGCCCGCCGTGTACTTGCGGTCGGGGGACCATCCGTCGCCCAGCGAGTCCGTGCTCGCGCTCGTGGAGCCCGCGTCCAGGGCGACCTGGTAGCGCGGGACGACGAGCTTGACGGGAACGGTGAGCACGGGAGTGCGGCCACTGGCCGAGGTGATCTTCAGATCGGCCGTGAGCACGGTGCCCGGGGCCAGGCCCGTGGTGTCCACGGACAGCGTGAGCGGGGCCTTCCCGCCCGTCGGGAGGTCCCCCGAGCCCGGAGTGACCGTCAGCCAGGCCGCGTCCTCGGCCGCCGTGAAGGCGGTGCCGAGACCCGGGTTGGTGAGGTCGAGGGTCCTCGTCCGCTTCTGGCCCGGGGGCAGGACGAGCTCGACCGCCGGTTTCGCCGGCGTCACCTTGCCGGTGCGCAGGGACCGGGTCACCGACGTGACGTCGGCCGCCTTGACGTCCACGGTGGCCGCCACCGGCTCGTACTGCGCCGCGGTCAGCGCGAGTTCGCGTGCGCCCGACGGGCTCTGGACCACGTACCCGCCGTCGGCGGCCGTGACGGCCGAGACGGCCGCGGCTCCCGTGCCGACGGTCACGGTGGCCCCGGCGATGCCGTTGCCGTCGTTCGCGTCGAGCACCCGGCCCGCCACCACACCGCTCTTGGTGGTGCGGAAGGCGATGGACAGCCCGTCCGTGATCACGGGCGTGTTGAAGGAGTACTTGAAGGCGTCGGTGCCCGTCGCGTTCTCCACGCCGACGGTGGCGGTGGAGCCGCCCTTGATGCCGGTGCCGCCGGTCCCCTTGTAGGAGTACCGCACGGTGCCGTCCTCGCCGATGGCCGCGGAGAAGGAGAACTTGTCGGACTGCGCCGACCAGTGCGAGACCTCGCGCCACTCGATGACGTAGGTCCGGTGCGGCGCCGTGCCGGTGACGGAGGTGAAGACGCCGGACCCGCTGCCGGCCGCGCCGACGACGAGGTCGTCCCAGAACGGGTACAGCGCCGCGTTGGGCGTGGCCGCGCTCGGGATGTCCCCGTTGATGTCGCCGGTGTTGTTGCCGCCGAAGCTGACGGTGCCGTTCGTGCCGATCCAGGCCTGCCCGTACGTCTTGCCGTACAGCGGCAGCGGGAAGGGCAGGTCGACGCGCTCGGTGGTGTTGTCGCCGGTCAGCGCGAGCTGCCGGTCCCCGGCCTGGTACGGGCTGCCGCCGGAGGCCGCGCAGGCGTAGCCGTAGCCGTCGGTGCGTTCGGGGAGGTTCACCGCGACGGTGGTGTCCCCGGCGACGGTGAGTTTGGCCGTGCCGCCGGTGAGGCAGCGCGAGGCGTGGGTGGCGCTCACGTCGTACGTGCCGTGCGGCAGGGTGACCTCGAAGCGGCCCTGCGCGTCGGTGGTCGCGGTCACCGGGGTCTCGGCGATCGCGACGGCGGCGCCGGCCAGCGGGCCGGAGGCCGAGGAGACGGTGCCGGTGACCTTGCCGGAGGCGGCCGCGGTGAGGGTGATGTCGCCGGTGGCGGTGGCGTTCTCGGTCACCGACACGGTCGCGCCCTGCTGCCCGTAGCCGAACTTCGAGGCGGTCAGCGCGTAGTCGCCCACGGACAGGGCGGTGAAGCGGTACGTGCCGTCGGCCGCGGTGGTCGTCGTGCGGTCGATCGGGCCGTCGGCGACGATCTTCGCACCGGCGACGGGCTGCCCGCCGGCGCGCACGGTGCCGTCGATGGCGCCCACCGCGCCGCGCGGGGCGGCGGTGACGGCGGCCAGGGCGTCGAGCTTGCCTTCGCCGAAGACGTTGTTGTCGGCGGCGGTGCCGCCGCACTGGCTGCTGTCGGTGTCCAGCGCGGTGCCGTCCAGCAGGGCCG harbors:
- a CDS encoding ATP-grasp domain-containing protein, with the protein product MTLLLPPRLTASAARIRDAARARGLDTVRLDGFAVPEGLRAGHLHAGPRFADAVAPGIGIGVLEAPSDWLARLPLEFTGREVLLMPIREAYGLRRPVFVKSPNDKDIPALVYADGSRLPGPDAVDGQTPVLVSDVVRFASEHRMFLLDGAVHTASRYAEDGRLSLGPASADALAFAAGLPFAGLPSAIVVDVGLAGGRWSVIEANAAWASGTYACDPQRALDVVLRAAAPLPSFAARDREFLR
- a CDS encoding S8 family serine peptidase, which produces MRAALTALAAALLLPVGAGVAAAAPDPGPTPGAAERKIEPSLRAQLDGSAKAVFWVYLDSAADLTAAGGQQTRAAKAETVLRLKKDHASRSQSEVVKALDGAKAEYTSYWIVNAVRVVGTEKLAGALAQRPEVSRIDADDKIDLPKPADGEREKAVADAVEWNIDRIKAPQVWDQLGVRGEGIVVANIDSGVDHTHPAVANQYRGKNADGTYDHNHNWFDPAGVCPTAAPCDNNDHGTHTMGTMVGDDGGANKIGVAPGAKWIAAKGCETTSCSEASLLAAGQWIVAPTDVNGQNPRPDLAPHIVNNSWGGSGGDTWYQQIVDTWRAAGIFPAFSNGNAGPGCTTSGSPGDYASSYSSGAFDVNGAIASFSSRGAGPGGIVKPNIAAPGVNVRSSVPGGAYASFSGTSMASPHTAATVALLWSAAPALEGDIAQTTALLDGTALDTDSSQCGGTAADNNVFGEGKLDALAAVTAAPRGAVGAIDGTVRAGGQPVAGAKIVADGPIDRTTTTAADGTYRFTALSVGDYALTASKFGYGQQGATVSVTENATATGDITLTAAASGKVTGTVSSASGPLAGAAVAIAETPVTATTDAQGRFEVTLPHGTYDVSATHASRCLTGGTAKLTVAGDTTVAVNLPERTDGYGYACAASGGSPYQAGDRQLALTGDNTTERVDLPFPLPLYGKTYGQAWIGTNGTVSFGGNNTGDINGDIPSAATPNAALYPFWDDLVVGAAGSGSGVFTSVTGTAPHRTYVIEWREVSHWSAQSDKFSFSAAIGEDGTVRYSYKGTGGTGIKGGSTATVGVENATGTDAFKYSFNTPVITDGLSIAFRTTKSGVVAGRVLDANDGNGIAGATVTVGTGAAAVSAVTAADGGYVVQSPSGARELALTAAQYEPVAATVDVKAADVTSVTRSLRTGKVTPAKPAVELVLPPGQKRTRTLDLTNPGLGTAFTAAEDAAWLTVTPGSGDLPTGGKAPLTLSVDTTGLAPGTVLTADLKITSASGRTPVLTVPVKLVVPRYQVALDAGSTSASTDSLGDGWSPDRKYTAGSYGYQGNGSTQSTSRTIAGTSDQKLFRNAREGMYEYRFDNVPNGTYTVELGFAELSSTKPNKRVFDVLAEGTQVLPSLDVSLEAGTYTALTRTYTVTVTDGVLNVRFVTHSGFGKPLLNSLRVTDRPDKG